The following proteins come from a genomic window of Desulfuromonas sp. TF:
- the nuoK gene encoding NADH-quinone oxidoreductase subunit NuoK, which produces MIVPMSHILAFSGAMFFLGFACVLAQRNLIMILIGVEIMLNAVGITLVGASALWQQVDGQIFVIFLMAMTSAEVSISLAVVVYLSRRKKTIEADAFSEMKG; this is translated from the coding sequence ATGATCGTGCCGATGTCTCACATTCTGGCCTTCTCCGGCGCCATGTTCTTCCTTGGTTTCGCCTGTGTCCTGGCGCAGCGCAACCTGATCATGATCCTGATCGGGGTGGAGATCATGCTTAACGCCGTCGGCATCACCCTGGTGGGCGCCTCGGCGCTTTGGCAGCAGGTCGACGGCCAGATCTTCGTCATCTTCCTCATGGCGATGACGTCGGCCGAGGTCTCCATCTCCCTGGCGGTGGTGGTCTATCTGAGCCGGCGCAAGAAGACGATCGAAGCCGATGCTTTCAGCGAGATGAAGGGATGA
- a CDS encoding NADH-quinone oxidoreductase subunit J, whose amino-acid sequence MAAILFYILAVTALGATLMCITRRNPVHAVIYLVNAFFALALIFYLLGAPLVAAWEVIIYAGAIMVLFLFIIMMLELAPTEVPAGPGWRSWGPVALLSAVLLGCTLLLMAIDPGGVDGKPAFYASPRVFGYALFHEYALAVQVVSFQLLFAAVGAYYVGRVGPGGLKPEEEDR is encoded by the coding sequence ATGGCAGCTATTCTCTTCTACATCCTGGCCGTGACCGCCCTCGGGGCGACGCTGATGTGCATCACCCGGCGCAACCCGGTGCATGCGGTCATCTACCTGGTCAACGCTTTCTTCGCCCTGGCGCTGATCTTTTACCTCCTCGGGGCGCCGCTGGTCGCTGCCTGGGAGGTGATCATCTATGCCGGCGCCATCATGGTGCTGTTCCTGTTCATCATCATGATGCTGGAACTGGCGCCGACGGAGGTGCCTGCCGGACCCGGCTGGCGGAGTTGGGGGCCGGTGGCGCTGCTGTCGGCCGTGCTTCTCGGCTGCACCCTCCTGCTGATGGCCATCGACCCGGGAGGTGTGGACGGGAAACCCGCATTTTACGCCTCGCCGCGGGTCTTCGGCTACGCCCTGTTCCATGAGTATGCCCTGGCCGTTCAGGTCGTCTCCTTCCAGCTCCTCTTCGCCGCGGTGGGCGCCTATTACGTCGGGCGAGTCGGACCGGGGGGACTGAAACCGGAAGAGGAAGACCGATGA